In Opitutaceae bacterium TAV5, one genomic interval encodes:
- a CDS encoding heparinase has protein sequence MKALTLLAFPLLLACPLAAQPLDFPNPGFEEGTDGFARWTAPAADKGMSTTSAESARTGKLGLKVNDRSGSSGSSLYSTRIPVRPGRGYELSFSGRIVEGGGIDVYLQFFDTAGKLIPPGDRFVMSLRTAAATWTRHTLPAIAPEKAATAAVWIHSYNQVTVTALFDDFSLREISASDASAAIAARAGNSGRVLSANPLPDFPKPHPEKTFAEYKVLQPDGGVLRKPVEDWQGARQRVATDPAWAAWLKERRETTDAWITRHRDRVEWQTGYWHHFVSPKDGSFLEWTDDIPGEETDHLMSRSGHRVEITPDIFGGWVFGFRKRNFEQTVEAARLYRLTGETRYAEWAAGQLDFYANNYDRWGKNPRQRKGSHIGWQALEDATWLTLKVDAARLLFDYAGETRRQAWFAKLLKPQAELLTGIGQDIHNIPTWYRSSAAQVALLYKDNDLWNRTVDGKPYGLREQLHRGVTSDYFWYEQAMGYNAYIIVATRPLFTFAGLIGEGHRLRDEAAIAQNLVIAPLAIRFPDGTIPNPADSHRPARASANGLAGIYRILPTTLGLAAAADIRSWDTLVDPPPLSPQETPELPPVVSRHMESIRFALMKKGPWQVFFHYGQIHRSHSQSEALNWSASFEGVDVTHDPGTVGYGSPMHRGYYQRGLNHNIPLVNGEGQVPWDPGEMTLFDDARGVMTARQPSWRPDASASRTLRIDGDRLIDETTVTYTGTETAGATLSLSLHLHGTPKLPDIFKPVSGFATGRPAEFGYWEEVRSARFENEAVIDVVFPEGKILRVRFATPGAFTLWQGSSPDAPPDRRAGFYIEKTEPAREASFVTELAPAAP, from the coding sequence ATGAAAGCCCTCACCCTCCTCGCCTTTCCCTTGCTCCTTGCCTGTCCTCTGGCTGCCCAGCCTCTCGACTTTCCCAATCCCGGCTTCGAAGAAGGCACCGACGGCTTCGCCCGCTGGACCGCTCCCGCCGCCGACAAAGGCATGAGCACCACCTCCGCCGAGTCTGCGCGCACGGGCAAACTCGGCCTCAAGGTCAACGACCGGAGCGGATCGTCCGGCAGCAGTCTTTACTCGACGCGGATACCGGTACGGCCCGGACGCGGTTACGAACTGTCGTTTTCCGGCCGGATCGTGGAGGGCGGCGGCATTGACGTTTATCTCCAGTTTTTCGATACAGCGGGAAAACTCATCCCTCCCGGAGACCGTTTTGTGATGTCGCTCCGCACCGCCGCCGCCACATGGACGCGCCACACCCTGCCCGCCATCGCCCCCGAAAAAGCGGCCACCGCCGCCGTCTGGATTCACTCCTACAACCAGGTCACAGTCACCGCCCTCTTCGACGATTTTTCACTGCGGGAAATCTCTGCCAGCGACGCCTCGGCCGCCATCGCCGCCCGCGCGGGCAATTCCGGCCGCGTCCTTTCCGCCAATCCTCTTCCCGACTTCCCCAAACCCCATCCCGAAAAAACCTTCGCCGAATACAAAGTGCTTCAACCTGACGGAGGAGTCTTGCGCAAGCCGGTCGAAGACTGGCAAGGCGCGCGCCAGCGTGTCGCCACCGACCCTGCCTGGGCCGCCTGGCTGAAGGAACGTCGCGAAACCACCGACGCCTGGATCACCCGCCACCGCGACCGGGTCGAGTGGCAAACAGGTTACTGGCACCACTTCGTCAGCCCGAAAGACGGCTCCTTCCTTGAGTGGACCGACGACATCCCCGGCGAGGAAACCGATCATCTCATGAGCCGCAGCGGGCACCGCGTCGAAATCACCCCCGATATCTTCGGGGGCTGGGTATTCGGTTTCCGCAAGCGCAACTTCGAGCAGACGGTCGAAGCCGCCCGCCTGTATCGGCTGACAGGAGAAACCCGCTACGCCGAGTGGGCCGCCGGCCAGCTCGATTTTTACGCGAACAACTACGACCGTTGGGGCAAGAATCCCCGGCAAAGAAAAGGTTCGCACATCGGCTGGCAGGCGCTCGAAGACGCCACCTGGCTGACCCTGAAGGTGGATGCCGCGCGCCTGCTTTTCGATTATGCAGGAGAAACGAGGAGACAGGCGTGGTTTGCCAAACTCCTCAAACCCCAGGCCGAACTGCTTACCGGCATCGGTCAGGATATCCACAATATCCCCACTTGGTATCGTTCTTCCGCCGCCCAGGTCGCCCTGCTCTACAAGGACAATGACCTCTGGAACCGTACTGTGGACGGCAAACCCTATGGCCTGCGGGAGCAACTGCACCGCGGCGTCACCAGCGATTATTTCTGGTATGAACAGGCCATGGGTTACAACGCCTACATCATCGTGGCCACCCGTCCCCTCTTCACCTTTGCGGGCCTGATCGGAGAAGGCCACCGGCTGCGCGACGAGGCTGCCATCGCCCAGAATCTTGTGATCGCTCCGCTCGCGATCCGCTTCCCCGACGGCACCATTCCCAATCCCGCCGACTCGCACCGCCCCGCCCGCGCCTCGGCGAATGGGCTCGCCGGCATTTATCGCATCCTGCCGACGACGCTGGGACTGGCCGCCGCGGCGGATATCCGCTCATGGGACACCCTCGTCGATCCTCCTCCCCTTTCGCCTCAGGAGACGCCGGAACTGCCTCCGGTCGTTTCCCGGCACATGGAGTCCATCCGCTTCGCCCTGATGAAAAAAGGCCCGTGGCAAGTGTTTTTCCACTACGGACAGATCCATCGTTCCCATTCCCAATCCGAAGCGCTCAACTGGTCAGCTTCGTTCGAGGGCGTGGATGTCACCCATGATCCGGGCACGGTCGGTTACGGTTCGCCCATGCACCGCGGCTACTACCAGAGGGGCCTCAATCACAACATCCCCCTCGTCAACGGCGAAGGCCAGGTGCCGTGGGATCCCGGTGAAATGACACTTTTCGACGATGCCAGAGGCGTCATGACAGCCCGGCAGCCCTCCTGGCGTCCCGACGCTTCGGCAAGCCGCACCCTGCGCATCGATGGCGACCGCCTCATCGATGAAACCACCGTCACCTATACGGGAACGGAAACCGCAGGCGCGACCCTCAGCCTCTCCCTCCACCTGCACGGTACGCCCAAACTGCCCGACATCTTCAAGCCTGTCTCCGGCTTCGCCACCGGTCGTCCGGCGGAGTTCGGCTACTGGGAGGAGGTACGCTCGGCCCGCTTCGAAAACGAAGCGGTGATCGACGTCGTTTTCCCCGAGGGCAAAATCCTGCGCGTGCGCTTCGCCACGCCTGGAGCGTTCACTCTCTGGCAAGGTTCATCGCCCGACGCTCCACCTGACCGCCGCGCCGGTTTTTACATCGAAAAAACGGAGCCCGCCCGCGAGGCCTCCTTCGTCACCGAACTGGCCCCGGCCGCGCCCTAG
- a CDS encoding heparinase has translation MLRPIIRLMPTSRRLPSPFVFASLLLALLLSAVAADQPPVFEHPDFPKPENGREVTAGEFAQPDPSRPARIGASRHPWASPEEFRKLGEWFADTADGRAAWEAEAAFAAQTVNQWHLPKTGFGASRYIYSLRDLTRLSLVHLFTGHDLLGQFLKTHLTHIAALPPAFWLHSELRGNNAGLETAQTGLSFANALAASPDLFSADEIASMDAALRAKALVPCLTWLKTDKANNWTAVIATGTLVMARYLDDGDAQRTAVRRLRWYLDSTVEADGSYGEGTGYFYYPIDTLFSAALAMSPEQLKTVFSGAPLAHSSRWLAYHYFLFRGRDKDAAGYQPMRAHFHDNSYWGRPPAATTALFSSLYHDGLARWLGDAFFPPNSSVKSETEEERGDVRHWRIFLFLQKQGAGSGLAVKLPPARSPAELGLPTLASFASGENFIRSGWDDNGVVFALNNAGATKTNYSHHHACRNSFVLAAFGEYLVVSPGSASYRSPLHFEYDMSTRAQNTVEIDDKNQLLPIKPRTTAMIQGRPVAKTTLLAAGKAADVLASDATGAYAQPHKRIGRVVVYAREPGYFVMFDRLESTGETHSYAWRLHFNNRDGRAVLSTTEGRGGADSRSFLLKRPKAALEMFVAADAPLDASVGEGHMHGQGRDYSPGGANEGKPGSAIELTVRNREPAANLGFVSVLRPVAAAGAPLPAPLSISFSDGKLHVGHDVFSLNDNHLAITIGGVTETFVVW, from the coding sequence ATGCTCCGGCCTATCATTCGCCTCATGCCCACCTCCCGCCGTCTCCCCTCCCCCTTCGTATTCGCATCCCTGCTGCTCGCGCTTCTGCTCTCCGCCGTTGCCGCTGACCAGCCTCCGGTCTTCGAACACCCCGATTTTCCCAAACCCGAAAACGGACGCGAAGTCACGGCCGGGGAGTTTGCCCAACCCGACCCGTCGCGCCCTGCGCGCATCGGCGCCAGCCGCCATCCCTGGGCCTCGCCGGAGGAATTTCGCAAACTGGGCGAGTGGTTCGCCGACACCGCCGACGGACGCGCCGCCTGGGAGGCCGAAGCCGCCTTCGCCGCGCAAACCGTCAACCAGTGGCATCTCCCCAAAACCGGCTTCGGCGCCAGCCGCTACATTTACAGCCTGCGCGACCTCACGCGCCTTTCGCTCGTTCACCTGTTCACCGGACACGATCTGCTCGGGCAATTTCTCAAAACGCATCTGACGCACATCGCCGCCCTGCCGCCCGCCTTCTGGCTCCACTCCGAATTGCGCGGCAACAACGCCGGTCTCGAAACCGCCCAGACCGGCCTCTCCTTCGCCAACGCCCTCGCCGCCTCACCCGACTTGTTTTCCGCAGACGAAATCGCCTCGATGGACGCCGCGCTGCGTGCCAAGGCGCTCGTTCCCTGCCTCACATGGCTCAAGACCGACAAAGCCAACAACTGGACCGCCGTCATCGCCACTGGCACGCTCGTCATGGCGCGCTATCTGGACGACGGCGACGCGCAACGAACCGCCGTCCGCCGCCTGCGCTGGTACCTCGATTCCACGGTCGAGGCCGACGGCAGTTATGGCGAGGGGACAGGCTATTTCTATTATCCGATCGACACGCTCTTTTCCGCGGCGCTCGCCATGTCGCCCGAGCAACTGAAAACCGTGTTCTCCGGCGCGCCCCTGGCCCACTCCTCGCGCTGGCTCGCGTATCATTATTTCCTGTTCCGCGGCCGCGACAAAGACGCCGCCGGCTATCAACCGATGCGCGCCCATTTTCACGACAACTCGTATTGGGGCCGTCCTCCTGCCGCCACCACCGCTCTCTTCTCCTCCCTCTATCATGACGGCCTCGCGCGCTGGCTGGGCGACGCATTTTTCCCGCCAAACAGTTCCGTCAAAAGCGAAACGGAGGAAGAACGAGGGGACGTGCGGCACTGGCGAATCTTTCTGTTTCTGCAAAAACAGGGAGCGGGATCGGGATTGGCAGTAAAACTGCCGCCGGCCCGGTCCCCCGCCGAACTCGGCCTGCCCACCCTCGCCTCCTTCGCCAGCGGCGAGAATTTTATCCGCTCCGGCTGGGATGACAACGGCGTGGTGTTCGCGCTCAACAATGCAGGCGCGACCAAAACAAATTACAGCCACCATCACGCCTGCCGAAACTCCTTCGTGCTGGCGGCCTTTGGGGAATACCTCGTCGTCTCGCCCGGCTCCGCCTCCTATCGCAGCCCGTTGCATTTCGAATACGATATGAGCACGCGCGCGCAAAACACGGTTGAAATCGACGACAAGAACCAGTTGCTGCCGATCAAGCCCCGGACAACGGCGATGATCCAAGGCCGGCCCGTCGCGAAAACCACCTTGCTGGCCGCGGGCAAAGCCGCCGACGTCCTCGCCAGCGATGCCACCGGCGCCTATGCGCAACCCCACAAGCGAATCGGACGCGTCGTGGTTTATGCCCGGGAACCGGGCTATTTCGTGATGTTCGACCGCCTCGAAAGCACAGGTGAAACCCACTCCTACGCCTGGCGCCTGCATTTCAACAATCGTGACGGACGCGCCGTGCTTTCGACCACGGAAGGAAGAGGCGGAGCCGATTCGCGTTCGTTTTTGCTGAAACGCCCGAAAGCCGCGCTCGAAATGTTTGTCGCGGCGGATGCACCGCTGGACGCGTCGGTGGGCGAAGGGCACATGCACGGCCAGGGTCGCGATTACAGTCCCGGCGGGGCGAACGAGGGAAAACCCGGCAGCGCGATCGAGTTGACGGTTCGCAACCGCGAGCCGGCCGCGAATCTCGGCTTTGTATCCGTATTGCGTCCCGTGGCGGCGGCCGGCGCTCCCCTCCCCGCGCCCTTGTCCATTTCGTTTTCCGATGGAAAACTCCATGTCGGCCACGACGTGTTTTCGCTCAATGACAACCACCTCGCCATCACAATCGGCGGAGTCACGGAAACCTTTGTCGTGTGGTAG